In Streptomyces capitiformicae, one genomic interval encodes:
- a CDS encoding NDP-hexose 2,3-dehydratase family protein, translating into MPSSEWPPVVREWPDATVRPSTTVGPSTTLPAGEDRLAGFQRWFGERARVNHMDIGRVPLHGMTGWLGEPGTGNLCHTSGRFYSVEGLQVQTDGEWNPQWTQPVIVQPEMGVLGLLVKEVGGTLHCLMQAKVEPGNMGGLQLSPTVQATRSNFTGVHGGRAVKYVEYFTEAGHGRVVADSLQSEQGSWFLGKRNRNIIVQVFDEIPVEDDFRWLTLDEIGELLRWDNLVNMDSRTVLSCLPPALVARAREGRPSPDDDFGAAVRASFAGVGRPVLTSGEVLSRLTDARTRHRLVRRRVPLDRVRDDGWQVSEDEIARPDGKYFRIIGVEVQAGRREVASWAQPLLAPTGQGTITLAVRRLGDVLHALVRCRAQAGTLNVAELGPTVQHLPANYAGLPEAGRPPELEQLVPGKVLTRFDAVHSEEGGRFHHAVNRYRVVEAIDGELLDPPTDFMWVTLAQLADLLRHSNYLNVELRSLIACLHTL; encoded by the coding sequence ATGCCCAGCAGTGAATGGCCCCCGGTCGTCCGGGAGTGGCCCGATGCGACGGTGCGGCCCAGTACGACGGTGGGGCCCAGTACGACGCTGCCTGCCGGGGAGGACCGACTGGCCGGATTCCAGCGGTGGTTCGGCGAACGTGCCCGTGTCAACCACATGGACATCGGCCGCGTCCCGCTGCACGGGATGACCGGGTGGCTGGGCGAGCCCGGCACGGGCAACCTCTGCCATACGAGCGGCAGGTTCTACTCCGTCGAGGGCCTCCAGGTGCAGACCGACGGGGAGTGGAACCCGCAGTGGACCCAGCCCGTCATCGTGCAGCCCGAAATGGGTGTGCTCGGCCTGCTGGTGAAGGAGGTGGGCGGCACCCTGCACTGCCTGATGCAGGCGAAGGTCGAGCCGGGCAACATGGGCGGTCTGCAACTGTCGCCGACGGTCCAGGCCACCAGGAGCAACTTCACCGGTGTGCACGGTGGCCGGGCGGTGAAGTACGTCGAGTACTTCACGGAGGCGGGGCATGGGCGAGTCGTGGCGGACTCCCTGCAGTCGGAACAGGGGAGTTGGTTCCTGGGCAAACGGAATCGCAACATCATCGTCCAGGTCTTCGACGAGATCCCGGTGGAGGACGACTTCCGCTGGCTCACACTGGACGAGATCGGCGAGCTGCTGCGCTGGGACAACCTCGTCAACATGGACTCACGGACGGTCCTGTCCTGTCTGCCGCCCGCCCTCGTCGCCCGCGCACGCGAGGGCAGGCCGTCTCCGGACGACGACTTCGGCGCGGCGGTGCGCGCGTCGTTCGCCGGCGTGGGGCGGCCGGTGCTCACGTCGGGCGAGGTGCTCAGCCGGCTCACCGACGCGCGTACGCGCCACCGGCTCGTACGACGGCGGGTGCCGCTCGACCGGGTCCGTGACGACGGCTGGCAGGTGTCCGAGGACGAGATCGCCCGCCCGGACGGCAAGTACTTCAGGATCATCGGGGTCGAGGTGCAGGCCGGCCGGCGTGAAGTCGCGAGCTGGGCACAGCCCCTGCTCGCCCCGACGGGACAGGGCACGATCACCCTCGCGGTACGGCGCCTCGGTGACGTACTGCACGCCCTGGTGCGCTGTCGGGCGCAGGCGGGCACGCTCAACGTGGCCGAACTCGGCCCGACCGTGCAGCACCTCCCGGCCAACTACGCCGGCCTGCCCGAGGCGGGCCGTCCGCCCGAGCTGGAGCAACTCGTCCCCGGTAAGGTGCTGACCCGTTTCGACGCCGTGCACTCGGAGGAGGGCGGCCGGTTCCACCACGCCGTCAACCGCTACCGCGTCGTCGAGGCGATCGACGGTGAACTGCTCGACCCGCCCACGGACTTCATGTGGGTGACGCTGGCACAGCTCGCCGACCTGCTGCGGCACAGCAACTACCTCAACGTGGAGCTGCGCAGCCTCATCGCCTGTCTGCACACCCTGTGA
- the rfbA gene encoding glucose-1-phosphate thymidylyltransferase RfbA, with the protein MKGIILAGGTGSRLQPITLGVSKQLLPVGDKPMIYYPLSVLMLADIRDILIITTPPDLPLFHRLLGDGSQLGLRIEYAVQAEPRGIAEAFVIGSDHIGDDSVALVLGDNIFHGNSFSTLLLRERENVSGCVLFGYAVHDAERYGVVETDAAGRIVSLEEKPLKPRSNRVVTGLYFYDSDVVELASGLRPSPRGELEITDLNLAYMERGRARLVDLGRGFAWLDTGTPESLLQAALYVRTLEERQGVRIACLEEIALRRGFISAEECYQLGARLSNSGYGRYVMAVAGEVAAPVHL; encoded by the coding sequence ATGAAGGGAATAATCCTTGCCGGTGGCACCGGCAGCAGACTGCAACCGATAACGCTCGGCGTTTCCAAGCAACTGCTCCCCGTGGGTGACAAACCCATGATCTACTATCCGCTTTCGGTACTCATGCTCGCCGACATCAGAGATATTCTGATCATCACCACGCCGCCTGATCTTCCGTTGTTCCACCGCCTTCTCGGGGACGGAAGCCAGCTCGGCCTCCGTATCGAATACGCGGTACAGGCCGAGCCCCGCGGTATCGCGGAGGCATTCGTCATCGGCTCGGACCATATCGGGGACGATTCGGTGGCGCTGGTGCTCGGCGACAACATCTTCCACGGCAACTCCTTCTCCACCCTGCTCCTGCGAGAGCGGGAGAACGTGTCGGGGTGCGTGCTGTTCGGCTACGCCGTCCACGATGCCGAGCGCTACGGCGTCGTCGAGACCGACGCTGCCGGGCGGATCGTCTCCCTTGAGGAGAAGCCCCTGAAGCCGCGGTCCAACCGAGTGGTCACCGGCCTGTACTTCTACGACAGCGACGTCGTGGAACTCGCCTCCGGACTGCGGCCCTCGCCCCGTGGCGAGCTGGAGATCACCGACCTGAACCTCGCCTACATGGAGCGCGGACGAGCGAGACTCGTGGACCTCGGGCGCGGCTTCGCCTGGCTGGACACGGGGACGCCCGAATCACTCCTTCAAGCGGCGCTGTACGTGCGGACGCTGGAGGAACGGCAGGGGGTGCGGATCGCCTGCCTGGAGGAGATCGCACTGCGCAGGGGCTTCATCAGCGCCGAGGAGTGCTACCAGTTGGGAGCACGGCTGAGCAACTCCGGCTACGGCCGCTACGTGATGGCCGTCGCGGGGGAAGTGGCCGCCCCGGTCCACCTGTGA
- a CDS encoding Gfo/Idh/MocA family protein has translation MRNPGPLRLGVLGCADIAQRHMVPALVADEDITVVAVASRTAAKAASFAESFGCAPVHGYERLLARTDIDAVYIPLPAMLHAEWVDRALASGRHVLVEKPLTASHAQTAALVEWARAQKLVLFENFMFTHHSQHARVRALLESGEIGELRAFSATFTIPPRPADDIRYDPATGGGALLDVGVHPVRAALSFLGPDLEVAGAVLRRDARSGAVLSGHALLHTCEGVAARIAFGMEHAYVCAYELHGTTGRLTLDRAFTPPADHRPVVRIERPDGSRELHLEPDHQFANAVRAFAAAARYGTGRDTYADLSLQQAALVDAITTRATTVTVSTRGAHARR, from the coding sequence ATGAGGAATCCGGGCCCCCTGCGCCTCGGTGTACTGGGCTGTGCCGACATCGCCCAGCGGCACATGGTGCCGGCTCTGGTGGCCGACGAGGACATCACGGTGGTGGCCGTGGCGAGCAGGACCGCCGCCAAGGCGGCGAGCTTCGCCGAGAGTTTCGGCTGCGCACCCGTCCACGGCTACGAACGGCTCCTCGCCCGGACCGACATCGACGCCGTGTACATCCCGCTGCCCGCGATGCTGCACGCCGAGTGGGTGGACCGGGCGCTCGCATCGGGGCGGCACGTGCTGGTGGAGAAGCCGCTGACCGCGAGCCACGCGCAGACGGCCGCGCTCGTCGAGTGGGCCCGCGCCCAGAAGCTGGTGCTCTTCGAGAACTTCATGTTCACGCACCACTCCCAGCACGCGCGGGTCAGGGCTTTGCTGGAGAGCGGCGAGATCGGTGAACTCCGCGCCTTCTCCGCCACGTTCACCATCCCGCCGCGGCCCGCGGACGACATCCGCTACGACCCGGCGACCGGCGGCGGCGCGCTCCTGGACGTCGGAGTCCACCCTGTGCGCGCGGCCCTCTCCTTCCTGGGCCCCGATCTGGAGGTGGCGGGCGCCGTACTGCGCCGGGACGCCCGCAGTGGTGCCGTGCTGTCCGGACACGCACTGCTGCACACCTGCGAGGGGGTGGCGGCCAGGATCGCCTTCGGCATGGAACACGCCTACGTCTGCGCGTACGAGCTGCACGGCACCACGGGACGGCTGACCCTGGACCGGGCCTTCACCCCGCCCGCCGACCACCGTCCCGTGGTGCGGATCGAACGGCCGGACGGAAGCCGGGAGCTCCACCTCGAACCGGACCACCAGTTCGCCAACGCGGTACGGGCGTTCGCCGCCGCCGCGCGGTACGGAACGGGGCGCGACACCTACGCCGACCTCTCGCTCCAGCAGGCCGCGCTGGTCGACGCGATCACCACGCGGGCGACAACGGTGACCGTGAGCACGCGGGGGGCGCACGCACGGCGCTGA
- a CDS encoding acyl-CoA dehydrogenase family protein encodes MRFLEPERETLETFLPGLDDRLAALPLKERERPRGPALTLFKEAGGPGLVVPPEHRGLGASAVQAVRLQRAVASRSPSLAVATTMHHFSVAGLIQAYEATKGMEWMLLEAVADQRLLMASGFAEGRSGQSILSSSITARQDGDDIVLNGFKKPCSLSASMDLLTASVALDTDSGPQLAVALVPASTPGISVHPFWGTTALVGAESDEVRLEDVRVPTDMVVRTELGEDGSLDRIQTVGFIWFELMMAASYLGMASALAEQVLARDRADVAERARILVELEAAMGAVVGAASALDGDGPVGQAELLQSLVVRFSVQDTIDRVTPRCLEALGGMSYVSSDETSYLAACAAALKFHPPSRAWSGQALCTAFAGGPLVLG; translated from the coding sequence ATGCGGTTTCTTGAACCGGAGCGCGAGACTCTGGAGACGTTCCTGCCCGGACTGGACGACCGACTGGCGGCTCTCCCCCTGAAGGAGCGGGAGCGGCCGCGGGGTCCCGCACTGACCCTGTTCAAGGAGGCGGGCGGCCCCGGGCTCGTGGTGCCCCCGGAGCACCGGGGGCTGGGGGCGAGCGCCGTGCAGGCCGTACGGCTGCAGCGGGCCGTAGCCTCGCGCAGCCCCTCCCTGGCGGTGGCCACCACCATGCACCACTTCTCGGTGGCGGGCCTGATCCAGGCGTACGAGGCCACCAAAGGCATGGAGTGGATGCTGCTGGAGGCCGTCGCCGACCAGAGGCTGCTGATGGCCTCCGGGTTCGCCGAGGGCAGGTCTGGGCAGTCGATCCTGTCGTCCTCCATCACGGCCCGGCAGGACGGCGACGACATCGTCCTCAACGGGTTCAAGAAGCCCTGCAGTCTTTCCGCTTCGATGGATCTGCTGACCGCGTCCGTGGCGCTCGACACCGACAGCGGTCCGCAGCTGGCCGTGGCGCTGGTCCCCGCGTCGACTCCCGGTATCTCCGTGCACCCGTTCTGGGGTACCACCGCACTGGTCGGCGCCGAGAGCGACGAGGTACGGCTGGAGGACGTCCGAGTGCCGACGGACATGGTGGTCCGCACCGAGCTGGGCGAGGACGGCAGTCTGGACCGGATCCAGACCGTGGGCTTCATCTGGTTCGAGCTGATGATGGCGGCCTCGTATCTGGGCATGGCCAGCGCACTGGCGGAACAGGTGCTCGCCAGGGACCGGGCGGACGTCGCCGAGCGGGCCCGGATCCTGGTGGAACTGGAGGCCGCGATGGGTGCCGTGGTCGGCGCCGCGTCGGCGCTGGACGGCGACGGCCCCGTGGGGCAGGCGGAGCTGCTGCAGTCGCTGGTGGTCCGATTCTCGGTACAGGACACCATCGACCGGGTGACGCCGCGCTGTCTGGAGGCGCTCGGCGGCATGTCGTACGTATCCAGTGACGAGACGTCGTATCTGGCCGCGTGCGCGGCCGCCCTGAAGTTCCACCCACCGTCGCGCGCCTGGTCCGGTCAGGCGCTGTGCACGGCCTTCGCCGGCGGACCGCTGGTCCTGGGCTGA
- a CDS encoding type II toxin-antitoxin system RatA family toxin, which yields MPCLIRVEGLLPGRDADEVFDRVRDFENYADHTDAVREVTVTADSAGIVDSAWAVNFRGGVLHWTERDVIDAAARTITFDQLTGDFARFDGSWDVQQAGDDVVVLFSCEFDMGIPSLEPIINPVAMRALIDSIGLILRGLLGEEIELTSTHQDTAVVGL from the coding sequence ATGCCCTGCCTGATACGTGTCGAGGGACTGCTCCCGGGTCGCGACGCGGACGAGGTGTTCGACCGCGTCCGTGACTTCGAGAATTACGCCGACCACACCGACGCCGTGCGCGAGGTCACGGTGACCGCCGACTCCGCCGGCATCGTCGACTCCGCCTGGGCGGTGAACTTCCGCGGCGGCGTTCTCCACTGGACCGAACGGGACGTGATCGACGCCGCCGCCCGGACGATCACCTTCGATCAGCTCACAGGCGACTTCGCCCGGTTCGACGGGAGCTGGGACGTCCAGCAGGCCGGCGACGACGTCGTGGTGCTGTTCTCCTGCGAGTTCGACATGGGAATCCCCAGTCTGGAGCCGATCATCAACCCCGTCGCCATGCGTGCCCTCATCGACAGCATCGGGCTCATCCTGCGCGGCCTGCTGGGAGAGGAGATCGAGCTCACCAGCACCCACCAGGACACGGCCGTGGTCGGCCTGTGA
- a CDS encoding AfsR/SARP family transcriptional regulator, translated as MPTAPKARQVVALLMLRYDTVVQASELIDELWQENPPPSAVTTVQTYIYRLRKILAEQGEDALVRTLPGGYSLLVPPDHVDVHRFEREAADGQELLRRGDTTAAARTLGLALSLWRGPALGGVTVGGRLQSYVTRLEELRFRILELRIEADLELGRHRELVSELKSLVLAHPHHEHLHALLMLALHRSGRRYEALELYRSLRRTMLDDLGLEPGRDLTLLHQTLLSDPDQGPPGPTRTLGRVIVSSGRTTGNTPETFAVPTPVPVPVPAPAPAPAPGALSVPAPAQVPAGATVLALAAPPGPSALSPCAAGDTDGALAMSMRRPVPAQMPTPAPTAPAAPATPSVPSLRSAPPLRSADTEGPSQAPAGTPTNPFAVPAQLPYDLVDFVGREAALDELTGALSGVSPGRATTGPAVGVVTGPPGIGKSVLAVHAAHLLRTRFPDRQLYADLRGSSGHPRAPFGVLDEFLRALGVPPVRIPPGAAERQALFRELTAGRGVLVVLDDAASAEQVRPLLPGGPRCAVLVTGRRRMPRPTATAHVVELGPPGQCEGGQLLAGAVGGQRTAREHEAADTIVTLLGRHPLALRAVGGRLAALPGCSLRDMAELLDTTPRILDEVRCGDLDLRPRFDVSYRNLSRTEQAVFRLLGMRGNVPFTAAQAAGVLGWRVPDMERVLETLVDHHLLNSDRAPDGTARYGYAPLVLAYAAELLESTLAEADQSAPVPGTPQRNLDTTSTPPQCNQSNLVTRTFQ; from the coding sequence ATGCCGACGGCACCCAAGGCACGACAGGTCGTCGCACTTCTCATGCTGCGGTACGACACCGTCGTGCAGGCATCCGAGCTGATCGACGAACTGTGGCAGGAAAATCCACCGCCGAGCGCCGTCACCACCGTGCAGACATATATCTACCGGCTCCGGAAAATTCTCGCGGAGCAGGGCGAGGACGCACTGGTGCGCACTCTGCCGGGCGGCTACAGCCTGCTCGTGCCACCGGACCACGTCGATGTCCACCGCTTCGAACGGGAGGCCGCCGACGGCCAGGAACTTCTCCGCCGAGGCGACACGACGGCAGCCGCCCGGACGCTGGGCCTCGCCCTCTCCCTGTGGCGGGGCCCGGCACTCGGGGGCGTCACCGTCGGCGGACGTCTGCAGTCGTACGTCACCCGGCTCGAAGAGCTGCGCTTTCGCATCCTCGAACTACGGATCGAGGCAGACCTGGAGCTGGGTCGGCACCGGGAACTCGTCAGCGAACTCAAGTCCCTCGTCCTGGCCCACCCTCACCACGAGCATCTGCACGCCCTGCTGATGCTCGCCCTGCACCGCTCGGGCAGACGCTACGAGGCACTTGAGCTGTACCGGAGCCTGCGGCGCACCATGCTCGACGACCTCGGCCTCGAACCGGGCCGGGACCTGACACTCCTGCACCAGACCCTGCTGTCCGACCCCGACCAGGGTCCACCCGGTCCCACCCGGACCCTGGGCCGTGTGATCGTCTCGTCCGGCAGGACAACAGGGAACACCCCTGAAACCTTCGCCGTACCGACACCTGTGCCTGTGCCTGTGCCCGCTCCGGCTCCGGCTCCGGCTCCGGGCGCACTGTCCGTACCCGCACCCGCGCAGGTTCCCGCCGGCGCGACCGTTCTCGCGCTCGCCGCTCCCCCGGGGCCCTCGGCCCTCTCCCCGTGTGCGGCCGGAGACACGGACGGAGCCCTCGCGATGTCGATGCGCAGGCCGGTACCGGCACAGATGCCGACTCCCGCGCCGACGGCACCGGCCGCGCCCGCCACCCCCTCCGTGCCCTCCCTCAGGTCCGCGCCCCCGCTCAGGTCCGCGGACACGGAGGGCCCGAGCCAGGCACCGGCCGGCACCCCGACCAACCCGTTCGCCGTCCCTGCCCAACTGCCGTACGACCTCGTGGACTTCGTCGGACGCGAGGCCGCGCTCGACGAGTTGACGGGCGCGTTGTCGGGAGTCTCCCCGGGCCGGGCGACCACGGGGCCCGCAGTCGGCGTGGTGACGGGGCCGCCCGGCATCGGCAAGAGCGTCCTGGCCGTCCACGCGGCACACCTGCTGCGCACCCGCTTTCCGGACCGGCAGCTCTACGCGGACCTGCGCGGCTCCTCGGGCCACCCCCGTGCCCCGTTCGGGGTGCTGGACGAGTTCCTGCGCGCTCTGGGAGTACCCCCCGTCCGAATACCGCCGGGCGCCGCGGAACGGCAGGCCCTGTTCCGCGAACTCACCGCCGGGCGCGGCGTACTGGTCGTACTCGACGACGCCGCCTCGGCGGAACAGGTACGCCCCCTGCTGCCCGGCGGTCCGCGCTGCGCCGTGCTGGTCACCGGCCGCCGCCGGATGCCCCGGCCGACGGCGACCGCGCACGTCGTCGAGCTCGGCCCGCCCGGTCAGTGCGAGGGCGGGCAGTTGCTGGCCGGCGCGGTCGGCGGGCAGCGCACGGCCCGGGAGCACGAGGCCGCGGACACGATCGTGACGCTGCTGGGGCGGCATCCGCTGGCCCTGCGCGCCGTGGGTGGCCGCCTTGCGGCCCTGCCCGGCTGCTCTCTGCGCGACATGGCCGAACTGCTGGACACCACCCCGCGCATCCTGGACGAGGTCCGTTGCGGGGACCTCGACCTACGGCCTCGGTTCGACGTGAGTTACCGGAACCTGAGCCGCACCGAGCAGGCCGTGTTCCGGCTGCTCGGCATGCGCGGCAACGTCCCGTTCACCGCCGCGCAGGCAGCCGGGGTGCTGGGCTGGCGGGTCCCCGACATGGAACGCGTCCTGGAGACCCTGGTCGACCACCATTTGCTGAATTCGGACCGCGCGCCGGACGGGACAGCCCGTTACGGCTACGCCCCGCTCGTCCTCGCCTACGCGGCGGAGCTCCTGGAATCGACCCTCGCTGAGGCGGACCAGTCGGCGCCCGTTCCCGGAACTCCGCAACGGAATCTCGACACCACCTCAACGCCGCCTCAATGTAATCAATCAAATCTTGTGACGCGCACATTCCAGTAA
- a CDS encoding ferritin family protein has product MTTDIAPEADWDQAPNVLEGARGLRLSPERCDLDYWIANVAQGTLKGLVNGHHPDAVTPDYMLKSGPLRDALLFEFSFRSIAEDKAARAITSLVQNAPDVKSMEFYATQLIDEARHAQAFRAHMVEVGVQETELDQVIEEYAGEHRRNVLDPLEEFGLSVMNGPHAFVSGVAVLTILVEGVLAPTGELSEHKWKIVDPAAASVERGAGIDEIRHLTVGSEIVKRHLEQDPSLKEHLADVIRRGNELWAKLPVLAVLERREQLFQTGIQQIADVIGDHEIWPGRRLLDSTPDERIATALEWSVETQTARLAYMGMGE; this is encoded by the coding sequence ATGACGACGGACATCGCCCCCGAGGCGGACTGGGACCAGGCTCCCAACGTGCTGGAGGGAGCCCGTGGGCTTAGGCTCAGCCCAGAGCGGTGCGACCTGGACTACTGGATCGCCAATGTCGCGCAGGGGACACTCAAAGGGCTGGTCAACGGCCACCACCCGGACGCCGTGACACCCGACTACATGCTCAAGTCCGGCCCGCTGCGCGACGCGCTGCTCTTCGAGTTCTCCTTCCGCTCCATCGCCGAGGACAAGGCCGCGCGGGCCATCACCTCCCTGGTGCAGAACGCCCCCGACGTCAAGTCCATGGAGTTCTACGCCACCCAGCTCATCGACGAGGCCCGGCACGCTCAGGCGTTCCGCGCGCACATGGTCGAGGTCGGCGTCCAGGAGACCGAACTCGACCAGGTCATCGAGGAGTACGCGGGCGAGCACCGGCGCAACGTCCTCGACCCGCTGGAGGAGTTCGGCCTGAGTGTGATGAACGGGCCACACGCCTTCGTCTCCGGAGTCGCGGTGCTGACCATCCTGGTCGAGGGCGTGCTGGCGCCCACCGGCGAACTGAGCGAGCACAAGTGGAAGATCGTCGACCCGGCGGCGGCGAGCGTGGAGCGCGGCGCGGGCATCGACGAGATCCGGCACCTGACCGTCGGCAGCGAGATCGTCAAACGGCATCTGGAGCAGGACCCGTCGCTGAAGGAGCATCTGGCCGACGTGATCCGGCGCGGCAACGAGCTGTGGGCCAAGCTGCCGGTGCTCGCGGTGCTGGAGCGCCGGGAGCAGCTGTTCCAGACCGGCATCCAGCAGATCGCCGACGTCATCGGCGACCACGAGATCTGGCCCGGCCGCCGGCTGCTGGACAGCACTCCGGACGAGCGGATCGCCACCGCCCTGGAGTGGTCCGTCGAGACCCAGACCGCCCGCCTGGCCTACATGGGGATGGGGGAGTGA
- a CDS encoding nucleotide disphospho-sugar-binding domain-containing protein: MASPWLTWLLPLGARPDPGAAAWRKADWIGQLLFVTGIGAMAYALIEAGDRGWGSALVLGPLGGSVLVLATDQFWHGDALARVGAGITIEDVARQDEPEPVREAVAALLGESAYKKAAGELREEIAVMPAPSQVVADLEELVAAG; the protein is encoded by the coding sequence GTGGCGTCGCCCTGGCTGACCTGGCTGCTGCCGCTCGGAGCCCGGCCGGACCCCGGGGCGGCGGCCTGGCGGAAGGCCGACTGGATCGGTCAGCTGCTGTTCGTCACCGGCATCGGGGCGATGGCCTACGCCCTCATCGAGGCTGGCGACCGGGGCTGGGGATCGGCGCTGGTTCTCGGGCCGCTCGGCGGCTCGGTGCTGGTGCTCGCCACGGACCAGTTCTGGCACGGCGACGCGCTGGCCCGGGTGGGCGCGGGCATCACCATCGAGGACGTCGCGCGGCAGGACGAGCCGGAGCCGGTACGCGAGGCCGTGGCCGCTCTGCTCGGCGAGTCGGCCTATAAGAAGGCGGCGGGAGAGCTGCGCGAGGAGATCGCCGTGATGCCCGCGCCGTCCCAGGTCGTCGCCGACCTGGAGGAGCTGGTCGCAGCTGGCTGA
- a CDS encoding alpha/beta hydrolase family protein, which translates to MSNRDTRPATDPAPDRLTVALPGGAELAVLRWPGPATGAPLVVVWPALGVRARFYRRFAAELAAHGLGVAVVDLRGYGDSRPRPDSSSRYGYHEMATVDYPAVFDALRERAPDSPLFLLGHSIGGQIGLMYAARNPAELDGILLVAAGTPHFRTYPGLTKLIPLLGTHAIAGVARLRGYWPGDVLRFAGRQSRVLVGDWARMARTGRYRPAGANVDYEQVIADLRLPVLAVSVGNDLLAPPGAVDALCGLLPGATVSRWHHAEQLSHTAWANRPEPIAREIGRWIDSTLAGKPWPGPGGDSDAVS; encoded by the coding sequence GTGAGCAACCGGGACACGCGTCCGGCTACGGACCCCGCGCCCGACCGGCTGACGGTGGCGCTGCCTGGCGGAGCCGAGCTGGCGGTGCTCCGGTGGCCGGGCCCGGCCACCGGAGCACCGCTGGTGGTGGTGTGGCCCGCGCTCGGTGTGCGGGCGCGGTTCTACCGGCGTTTCGCCGCCGAGCTGGCAGCACACGGCCTGGGCGTCGCGGTGGTCGATCTACGCGGCTACGGGGACAGCCGGCCCAGGCCGGACTCCTCGTCGCGGTACGGCTACCACGAGATGGCCACGGTGGACTACCCGGCCGTATTCGACGCGCTGCGCGAGCGGGCGCCGGACAGCCCGTTGTTTCTGCTGGGGCACAGCATCGGCGGGCAGATCGGCCTGATGTACGCGGCCAGGAACCCGGCCGAGCTGGACGGGATACTGCTGGTCGCGGCCGGCACGCCGCACTTCCGTACCTATCCCGGGCTGACGAAGCTGATCCCGCTTCTGGGCACCCACGCCATCGCCGGCGTCGCCCGGCTGCGTGGCTACTGGCCAGGCGACGTCCTGCGCTTCGCCGGGCGTCAGTCCCGCGTCCTGGTCGGTGACTGGGCCCGGATGGCCCGTACCGGCCGCTATCGCCCGGCCGGCGCCAACGTCGACTACGAACAGGTGATCGCGGACCTTCGTCTGCCGGTGCTCGCGGTGTCGGTCGGCAACGACCTGCTGGCCCCGCCCGGCGCGGTGGACGCCCTCTGCGGGCTGCTGCCCGGCGCGACGGTGTCCCGTTGGCACCACGCCGAACAGCTCAGCCACACCGCCTGGGCCAACCGGCCCGAGCCGATCGCCAGGGAGATCGGCCGATGGATCGACAGCACGCTCGCGGGCAAGCCCTGGCCCGGCCCCGGAGGAGACAGCGATGCGGTTTCTTGA
- a CDS encoding NAD-dependent epimerase/dehydratase family protein has translation MDIIGRGFLAGSLTALAASHPRVTVLAAGVSTTAVDTAAAFRQERDLVMATAESCRRSGRLLVFLSTASHALYGATTTPADESVPLAPDTAYGRHKLSLEESVRASGAPWLILRLSHVVGRGQRPHQLLPTLVRQVAAGTVTVYRGAHRDLVDVRDVVRAVDGLLARGVRDETVNIASGTPYAIEDIVAGVERRLGTRAVRQMVDGYAVRSLVSVERLRLLVPDACPPGGLPYLDGLLDRYVHAEDTALLRE, from the coding sequence GTGGACATCATCGGACGGGGATTCCTGGCCGGTTCCCTCACAGCGCTGGCAGCCTCGCACCCCCGGGTCACCGTGCTGGCCGCAGGGGTGTCGACCACCGCCGTGGACACCGCGGCGGCGTTCCGGCAGGAGCGGGATCTGGTCATGGCCACCGCCGAGTCGTGCCGCCGCTCGGGACGCCTGCTCGTCTTCCTGTCCACCGCGTCGCACGCGCTGTACGGCGCGACGACGACACCGGCGGACGAGTCCGTTCCGCTCGCCCCGGACACCGCGTACGGCCGGCACAAGCTGTCGCTGGAGGAGTCGGTACGGGCGTCCGGCGCCCCCTGGCTGATCCTCCGGCTGAGTCACGTGGTCGGCCGGGGCCAGCGTCCGCACCAACTGCTGCCGACGCTGGTCCGGCAGGTCGCCGCAGGCACGGTGACCGTGTACCGGGGCGCACACCGCGACCTGGTGGACGTCCGTGACGTGGTCAGGGCGGTGGACGGGCTTCTCGCGCGGGGTGTGCGGGACGAAACGGTGAACATCGCGTCGGGCACGCCGTACGCGATCGAGGACATCGTCGCGGGCGTGGAGCGAAGGCTGGGTACGCGAGCCGTGCGGCAGATGGTCGACGGCTACGCGGTGCGGTCGCTGGTGTCCGTCGAGCGCCTGCGGCTGCTGGTCCCGGACGCGTGCCCACCAGGCGGCCTGCCCTATCTCGACGGGCTCCTCGACCGCTATGTCCACGCCGAGGACACGGCCCTTCTCCGGGAATGA